The genomic window TTTTAGATAAGATGAAGCCTAAGTTTATTTCTCAAGCCTCTGCAAACGGACATGCTGAAGATAAACTGGAAAAAATCTGGAAGGATTGGGAAGCTTTCGCAGCCTATGCTTTTAATAAATCCCACTCTACCTGCTACGCCTGGATTGCTTACCAGACGGCTTACTTAAAAGCCCACTACCCAGCCGAATATATGGCGGCAGTACTTTCTAATAATATGAATGACATAAAACAGGTTACGTTTTTTATGGAAGAATGTAAGCGAATGAAGTTAGAAGTACTAGGCCCTGATATCAACGAATCTTACCGAAAATTCTCGGTGAATAAAGATGGTGCGGTACGTTTTGGTATGGGGGCTATCAAAGGAGTGGGTACTAATGCGGTAGAAACCATCGTTGAAAACCGAAAGAAAAATGGTCCGTATACTTCTATTTTTGATTTTGCAAAACGGGTTGACCTTCGGGCGGCTAATAAAAAGGCTTTTGAGAGTTTAGCCCTAGCCGGGGGATTTGATTGCTTTGATACCACGCATCGGGCGCAATACTTTTATCATGATGGTGATGATACATTTTTTCTGGAAAAAGCAATTAAATACGGAGCAAAATACCAGGAAAATGAAAATTCTTCACAAGTAAGCCTGTTTGGAGATAGTAGCGAAGTACAGATACCTGAGCCGGTCATTCCACCTTGTGAAGAATGGGGTACTATGGAAAAACTAGCCAAAGAAAAAGAAGTAGTAGGAATTTATATCTCGGGGCATCCGCTAGATGATTTTAAATACGAAATGAAATACTTTTGTAACGGTACGCTTTCTCATTTTCTGGATTTGGAAAAAATAATTAATAGGGAAATTGCTTTTGGGGGCGTGATATCTTCGGTAGAACATCGAACTTCAAAAAACGGGAAAGGCTGGGCTACTTTTATTGTTGAAGATTACCAGTCTGCCCATGAGTTCCGCATTTTTGGAGAAGACTATTTAAAACACCGTCCTTTTTTAGTTAAAAACACCTTTGTGTTTGCTAAGGCATATATCAAAGAAGGTTGGGTTAACCGGGATACAGGTAAAAAAGGAGAACCCCGAATTCAATTTAATAGTTTTCAATTGTTACACGATGTGATGGAAGCACATGCTAAAAAGTTGACCTTACACCTTAATATTGACGATCTATCTGAAAACGGAATTTCCACTTTAAAAAATACCTTAGCGCTACATAAAGGAAGTCATAGCCTAAGCTTTGTGGTACATGAAAAAGAAGAAGCGATTCAATTACCCATGCCCAGTAGAAAGCAGAAAGTACAAATTTCGCCCATATTGCTAAATAACTTGGAGGATTTATCTATTGCCTATAAGTTGAATTGAAAGGATTAAAATTTGTTGTGTTTTTCTATACATTTTATCCTAGAAAAAACTTAATGCCCAACTTTTGGCTTGGTCTAATTCTTTAAAAAATGTAAAAGCCTCATTCCACAAGGGTTGTTCTTGTAGTGCCCTTTTAAGTTCTTCGGGGTTATTAGATACAATGGCAAAGCCAATCATATTTTTTAAGATTTTACCTTTATATACATTCAGGTCAATTTCATGTGGATACTTGCGATGGGTGATTAGAATAAAGTTTTTCTCTTTATAATACTCTTTCAGTTGTTTTGTAATTTTATTAGCAACCTCAACACTTAAAATCGCGTCTTTTTCCATTACCAGAATAGCGTAATGTGCTTCATACGTAAGGGTGTAACTGGAAATATTAGGATCAGACATCGTACTAATTAGATAAACAAATATAGAAATTTAAGTAATGTTATAGCTAAATAAATATAAAATGGCATAGAGGATTTATAAAGAAAAAAATTGAAGATCAAGGCAAAAAACGCAGGCTTAGCCTTAGCTAAGACGAGGCTTTTTAACGCAGAGATTCAAATTTTTTCTATGAAGATTCATGCTATTTTATGTTGATTTAGCTATATATAGAGGAAACTACATTTTTGAGTTTTTAAATGCATATTGATTACTTCTATTTTTTAAAGAATTTATCTATGACGTTATCTAGTTTTCCAAGACAAATTAGTTTAAACGTTATAATTTCATTTTTAACAGTTCACTTTAACACATGGTTTTAAGTCATTTTTACTTTAGAATATCCCGTATTTGAACTGTATTTTGCATGAAAATCTTCTGAAATACTCCATAAATCCGATATATTATTCTAAAAAATTAAAGAATACTCAAAACAACCTCTGGTTATGACGTAATTTTTTGATGCCTTTAGACTAAAAAAGTCAAAATTCTCGAAGTAAGAAATTATTAAATTATTCTAATTTTAGTTAAATAAATACTAAAACATATAGGTTTTTGTTTATTTATTGCAATTCCCTGAAATACATAATACCCTGATAACTAGAAATATAATTACCTGTAATTTACTATTCAAAGAATCATACTTAAACAAATCCTCTTTTTTACCTGTAATTAAAAAAAGATAGTATCGTCTGACTACATATCAAACCTTAAAACCTTTTGATACGCATATAAAGACAGTTGGCCAATTGTTTCCTTTTTGCATAAAACAGATTAATAACTTTAAAAATTAAGACGATGAAAAGATTATTTTCAAGCATTCTAGTGGCTTTATTACTAGTAGGGTGTAGCAACGAAGAAGAATTGGTACCGGAAAACGAAATTGAAATTGCAGAAACTACAGAAGATGCCCTTGAGGCAGAAGCTAAGTCCAGAGGTTTCTTCCAATCTTTAAGAGCATTAAAAGAAGCTAAAATACTTTTAAACAGTATCCGTGAAGATGGTGGAGTTCCTTATAACTTCTTTAGACCAGCCTTAAAATTTACTGCTGCACAAAACGTATTTTTACCTAGTGTTTTAGGTATTGACTTTAGGATTGACCGATCTGTAGTACCTGAAGGTCCTACTGCCAGGTTCCCAATGTTCCGAGGGGTAGAAACACTACCTGATGGTCGTAGAAGAAGAGGATATTATGTAATTACAGAAGCTTCTGATCTATTTATGGCTAAGAAATTAGGGGTAATTTACTCTCCTAGAATGGCAAGGGCTATTGGTTCCGGAGGGGAACAAAGAGCGTTTTTTAACCGAAGAGGTAGATTGGTTTTTGAAGGATCAGTAGATTTTTCTCCTAAGAGATCTTTAGTAGCGGGTGCTCAGGACGGATTACTATTTGGATTTCCACCAGCAGAAGTTAACCCGGGAGCAGTTGCTGATGAGAACTGGTCATCTTATGTAGTATTACCTAGTGGTGTAGTAATTAATGCACAATTAGTAGCAAACCGTACAGGTATCCATGACAGGATCCCTAACCCAGCTGGGAACGGACAAGCTCAGGAAGATGATTTAAACAACCCGAACCTTGCCATTGACCAGGCTTCTGTAGTAATGCAACTTCTTGACGGATGGCATGCTGAGAGACCTTACTACTTCCATATTGTAACGGATACTTCAGATCCGGGACCAGCAACTATCGAATTAGGTGTATTTGCTCCTAAATTAGCTAACCTGCCTACCTTCGGATTGTTCCCAGGAGGGTCTATGTTACCTTTCAGCCCAACGGCAAATGGTAGGACTTTTGACTCTGACGGTTTTGGGGTACAGGGATTAAACACAGCTTCTTTAAGTGAAAGACAAGTGCAGGATCCTACTAATACCTTCCCAATTGATCCAAGCGATACAAGATATGCACCAATGTGGGATGCTCATATCACTGAGTTTACAATTCCTGAGGAAGAAAGACCTATACTTAGAAGTTTTGAGCAAATCAACGAATTGTTAGCTGAGGGTACTTTAATTCCTTTCAGGGGAAATGCAAACCCAAGCCCACTTGCTAACTCTTTATCAAACTTACTTACTGCTACCGGAGCTATCATCAACTGTCCTGTAATTACCCAACCAGCTGATAGTGTAATTGGTACTCAGATAGGTGAGCCTGACAACAGATAATTAGAATTTCTTAACAATATGCTTACGGGTGAAGATGTAGAGATTAATGTAAGCAATATTTATAAAAAACTTAGTAGTAGCAATACTGCTAAGTTTTTTTTGTTTTATAACATTAGTAGCCGATAAAAACTTAAGACCAGCCTGTTGATGGGTAGGTCGCTATCGCTTCTAGAACCAAGAATCAAGACTAAGTATTATCATATTGAAAATCAATATGATAAAACTACCCATGGCCCTAGTTTACAATAACGTAGCTAATTCTAATTTATATCAATCAATCCCATTCCAGCTCTTCCCGAAGGGAAGGCAGGCAACTAAAAGTCCTTTCCTTTGGAAAGCATTTAGGATAGGATAGCACTAGCTGAAAATAAAATGGTTGGGAAAATTTTGATATACCAATACTATGGTAAATCAGAGCCGTTAACACGTTAGACCTTCACAAATACCACTATAAAATTTTCTAATAATTCATTCAAAGTATAAGTAAATGTTCAATCATATTCAGTTTTATACGATAACGCCGAAAAATAGAATGGTTTTTAGATAAGAATAGTTGATATAAAGAAAAAAGGGAACCCAAATTGAGTCCCCCCTTTTTTCTAATAAAAATCATTAACTATTTATTTATGCTCTCGGCACATGCCAAATTTGGAAAGATCTGATCTTATTATCTAATGTACCCAAAGTTGGAACAGAATTATTACTATAGCCTTTTACATCCCTAAAAAGATTTTTAATGTATACAGGAGTTAGTTGAAAAGACAACCTATGTGGCCTGAATGAAATATAATTAGTTTCATTTACATAATTCCTCATAGAATACGAATATGATGAGACTTTTTCCTTCCAATGTTTTGGAAGGTTTCTATTAAATTTATAACCAGCCTTATTATAAAACTTCACGGAATACTTAATATTGGGACCTTTGAGATACTTGTCTTGGTAAAAGGTTATACCAGCACCCGCTAGGAGTTTTGCTTTACTCATATACTTATTCCTATTTTTATTGAATTTTTCAAATTCAGAATCACTATCAAAAATATACAATTTAGAAGTTGAATTCTCGCCATCAACAAAGGTAACTTGAGCATTTATATAGTGCTTCAATATTTCTTTATTTGCATATACCTCCTCCATACTATAGGTTTTACCGTTGTATGTTACAGATTCAAAATTTTCGATGTCACTTTGTACTTGAACATCTTCGGCTAAAGCTTGTGTGCTAAGCTCCTCTGAGGTTACACTTTCTTCTATCTCTTCATTAGAACAAGAGACAAAAAATACTGTTGTTAACACTAAAAGTGCTACATAATTTAATTTTTTCATTTTAAAAGGTTTTAATGAGTATTAATATGTGTGGCTAAACTAACGGTTAATTTGAAACAAATAGCCAATATGAATTTATTAGTAGCTTATTCACTTATTTTTAACATAAATCTTAAGGGTATTACATTCGATAAGATGTTTTTATACTTTTTTAACCTCTGGTCATTTGAGTAATAATTATTACAAAATCCGTTGGTTCGAGTGTTTCGACCAAAGGAAGAAGTCCATCGAGTCTTTCGACCAGACTCAATATGATGAGAATTTTAGTTAACAAAGCTCTGTAATCCTGAGTCAAATCGAAGGATTCGATGTCCTCGATCAAGTCAAGGACAGGCTATTTTTTCTTCATTTTATTACGAAAAAACACTCAAACTGACGCTTTTTTCCATAAATGCACCAAATATATTTATATACTTTTCTTTAATTTAGTATACGATAAAGACTTAAGACCCACCTGTTGACGGGCAGGACGCTACCGCTTCTAGATTAGGACTTACTATTAAAATATCGATAATTAATATCGTAAGATTATTCACGCTAAGAAGATAAATTACTTTTAAAAAGTAGCCACAAATATTATAAAGTTTAGTATCACCTTGTTTTACTATGCTTTGTACACTTTTATATATTGAAGTTGTTTAAACTTTCCTTAATTGGCTGCAAAATGTTCTTTTTCACTTACTTTTTATCATTTTTAAGTTCCGTAGCTACGGCTATGCAACTGAAAAATGATTTCAATTAAGCAAAAAATACCTATTTTTCGCTTCAATTAGAAAAGTTTAAACCACTTCATTTTAACCGGACACTAGTATTAACAACTATGAAAATTAAAATAAGGTATTATAAAAGTGATGTGGATTTAGAAATTAAAAGCAGGTATCAACTCCCTCTATCTTTCTAAGCATCTCTTTAGCCGAATTTGTAAAGTTTCTAAATCAAAACTATTTATTATCACCCTATTATTTCCTTTAACAGTTCACTTTAATACATGGTTTTAGGTCATTTTTACTTTAGAATATCCCGTATCTAAACTGTATTTTGCATGAAAATCTTCTGAAATACTTCGTAAATCTGATATATTATTCTAAAAAATTGAAGAATACTCAAAACAACCTCTGGTTATGGCGTAATTTTTTGATGCTTTTTGACTATAAATATCAAAATTCGCAAAGTAAGAAATTATTAAATTATTCTAATTTTAGTTAAATAAATACTAAAACATATAGGTTTTTGTTTATTTATTGCAATTCCTTAAAATACATAATACCCTGATAACTAGAAATATAGTTACCTGTAATTTACTATTCAAAGAATCATACTTAAACAAATCCTCTTTTTTGCCTGTAATTAAAAAAAGATAGTATCGTCTGACTACATATCAAACCTTAAAACCTTTTGATACGCATACAAAGACAGTTGGCCAATTGTTTCCTTTTTGCATAAAACAGATTAATAACTTTAAAAATTAAGACGATGAAAAGATTATTTTCAAGCATTCTAGTGGCTTTATTACTAGTAGGGTGTAGCAACGAAGAAGAATTGGTACCGGAAAACGAAATTGAAATTGCAGAAACTACAGAAGATGCCCTTGAGGCAGAAGCTAAGTCCCGAGGTTTCTTCCAATCTTTAAGAGCATTAAAAGAAGCTAAAATACTTTTAAACAGTATCCGTGAAGATGGCGGAGTTCCTTATAACTTCTTTAGACCTGCTTTAAAATTTACTGCTGCTCAAAACGTATTTTTACCTAGTGTTTTAGGTATTGACTTTAGAATTGACCGATCTGTAGTACCTGAAGGTCCTACTGCCAGGTTCCCAATGTTCCGAGGGGTAGAAACACTACCTGATGGTCGTAGAAGAAGAGGATATTATGTAATTACAGAAGCTTCTGATCTATTTATGGCTAAGAAATTAGGGGTAATTTACTCTCCTAGAATGGCAAGGGCTATTGGTTCCGGAGGGGAACAAAGAGCGTTTTTTAACCGAAGAGGTAGATTGGTTTTTGAAGGATCAGTAGATTTTTCTCCTAAGAGATCTTTAGTAGCGGGTGCTCAGGACGGATTACTATTTGGATTTCCACCAGCAGAAGTTAACCCGGGAGCAGTTGCTGATGAGAACTGGTCATCTTATGTAGTATTACCTAGTGGTGTAGTAATTAATGCACAATTAGTAGCAAACCGTACAGGTATCCATGACAGGATCCCTAACCCAGCTGGGAACGGACAAGCTCAGGAAGATGATTTAAACAACCCGAACCTTGCCATTGACCAGGCTTCTGTAGTAATGCAACTTCTTGACGGATGGCATGCTGAGAGACCTTACTACTTCCATATTGTAACGGATACTTCAGATCCGGGACCAGCAACTATCGAATTAGGTGTATTTGCTCCTAAATTAGCTAACCTGCCTACCTTCGGATTGTTCCCAGGAGGGTCTATGTTACCTTTCAGCCCAACGGCAAATGGTAGGACTTTTGACTCTGACGGTTTTGGGGTACAAGGATTGAATGCGGCTTCTTTAAGTGAAAGACAAGTGCAGGATCCTACCAACACCTTCCCAATTGATCCAAGTGATACAAGATATGCACCAATGTGGGATGCTCATATCACTGAGTTTACAATTCCTGAGGAAGAAAGACCTATACTTAGAAGTTTTGAGCAAATCAACGAATTGTTAGCTGAGGGTACTTTAATTCCTTTCAGGGGAAATGCAAACCCAAGCCCACTTGCTAACTCTTTATCAAACTTACTTACTGCTACCGGAGCTATCATCAACTGTCCTGTAATTACCCAACCAGCTGATAGTGTAATTGGTACTCAGATAGGTGAGCCTGACAACAGATAATTAGAATTTCTTAACAATATGCTTACGGGTGAAGATGTAGAGATTAATGTAAGCAATATTTATAAAAAACTTAGTAGTAGCAATACTGCTAAGTTTTTTTTGTTTTATAACATTAGTAGCCGATAAAAACTTAAGACCAGCCTGTTGATGGGTAGGTCGCTATCAAACTTACTTACCGCTACCGAAAACTAATAATTTTATAATTCAAAAAAATGTATAATTTCTATGAATTAAACAAGCTAACATCTCTTTTTGCGCGGAAATATATTACTTAACTTAACTCAAACCCGTTGATTTTTAAAATACTAAATCCGGGTTATAGAATATAGTATCAAGATTAATTTCTGAATGATAGTAAAAAACCTTACATTGATTATGCAAATAAGAAAATAGTAAAAACATATTCTTTAGCTGTAAGTTTTAGATAATTTATTGACTAATATTGCAGAACATATACAAATTTTAAACTATAGATATGGCATTAGAAATAACAGACGCTACTTTTGACGAAGTAGTATTAAAAAGTGATAAACCGGTTCTTGTAGATTTTTGGGCAGCATGGTGTGGCCCTTGTAGAATGGTAGGTCCGATTATAGAGGAGATTAGCAGCGATTATGAAGGTAAAGCAGTGGTAGGCAAAGTAGATGTGGATGCTAACCAGGAATTTGCGGCAAAATACGGAGTGCGTAACATCCCTACGGTCCTTGTTTTTCAAAACGGGGAAGTTGTAGGACGACAGGTAGGAGTATCTCCTAAAAATGTGTACGCAGAGGCCATTGACTCCTTGTTGTAAAAATAGAAATGAATGTAAAGTTAAAACAGGCTAAAAGGCCTGTTTTTTACTTTTAGGGTAAAATAAATATGTACCCGATTTCGTTAGCGTTGCAATAGGAATTTGTAATCAGTTTTTACTCAAGATTAAATTTTAATAATTAGTCTTGAGTCTTGATTCCAAAAGCAATAGCGACCTGCCTATCAGCAGGTGGGTCTCACATCATTACTGGACATTACTGATTATAAACAAACAAAACTTTTAATAGCCTATTTATATTTAATAGAGATCAGTTATTGGGTGTCATTAAAACTACTTTATGAAGGTAAGAGATGAAATTAACAAAACTTCGGGTTTTATCAACCTGGAACTACTGGCCAAAAAAGTAGTTGAAGGTTTTATTTCGGGGATGCATAAAAGTCCTTTTCACGGTTTCTCCTCGGAGTTTGCTGAACATAAAGTATACAACCAGGGAGAAAGTACCCGGCATATTGACTGGAAGTTATATGC from Aquimarina sp. ERC-38 includes these protein-coding regions:
- the trxA gene encoding thioredoxin yields the protein MALEITDATFDEVVLKSDKPVLVDFWAAWCGPCRMVGPIIEEISSDYEGKAVVGKVDVDANQEFAAKYGVRNIPTVLVFQNGEVVGRQVGVSPKNVYAEAIDSLL